The sequence CGGCCCCGAAACCAGGTCCAGCGCTTTCGAGATGCCCAGGCCGGGCCAGCGCCCGCTCATCACCCAAAGCCCGTGCCCGAGCCAGAGCAGGCCCAGGATCCAAGCCTGCCAGCCCGCGGAGCGCCATCCGCCTCGGGTGGTGGCCATCAGTCGAGGATCTGAATGCGCCTCAGGAAGGGGATGTCCTCAAGCAGCATGGCGGTGCCACGCACCACCGCGGTCTGCGGATCCTCCGACCGATAGCACGGGAGATGGGTTTCCTTGCGGAGCCGGTCATCCATGCCCTGGATCTTGGAGCCGCCGCCGGTGATGCAGATGCCGCGCTCGATGAGATCCGCCGCCAACTGGGGCGGGGTTTCATTGAGCGCCTTGCGCACCAGATCGATGATGGCGTTGATGGGTTCCGAGAGGGCTTCGCGGATTTCCGAATCATTCAGCGTCAAGGTCTTGGGCAGGCCCTCGAACTGGTCCCGGCCGCTGATCTCCATGGTGCGGACCTGTTCGGAAGGGTAGGCCGAGCCCAGCTCCCACTTCACCCGCTCCGCGCTGGTTTCGGAAATCAGCACGTTGTACTTCTCGCGGATGAACTTGATGATCGCCTCGTCCATTTCGTCCCCGGCCACGGTGATCGAGTCCGAGAACACCTTGCCGTTGTAGGAGATCACCGCGACATCGGTGGTCCCGCCGCCGATATCCACGATCATGCAGCCACGTTTTTCATTGATGGACAGGCCTGCCCCGATGGCCGCCACCATGGTCTGGTCCACCAGGAAGACCTCGCCGGCCTTGGCGTCGTAGCAGACCTGCTTCACCGCGCGGCGCGCCACCTGGTGGGCCCTGGGCGGCACGCTCACGACAATGCGCGTGCGGGCCAGCCCCTTGTTGGGGCGGGCCTTCAGGATGAACATGGCCAGCATCTTCTCGGCGGCGTCCACCTCGAAAATCATGCCGTCCTTCATGGGGCGGACGGTTTTCACCCCCTGGGGGGCCCGGCCCAGGAGCTGCTTGGCCTCGTCGCCCACGGCTTCCACATCCCCCGTCTGGGTGT comes from Holophagaceae bacterium and encodes:
- a CDS encoding rod shape-determining protein, which encodes MFTSDLAIDLGTASVLIHTKQAGRIVVYEPSIVAINTQTGDVEAVGDEAKQLLGRAPQGVKTVRPMKDGMIFEVDAAEKMLAMFILKARPNKGLARTRIVVSVPPRAHQVARRAVKQVCYDAKAGEVFLVDQTMVAAIGAGLSINEKRGCMIVDIGGGTTDVAVISYNGKVFSDSITVAGDEMDEAIIKFIREKYNVLISETSAERVKWELGSAYPSEQVRTMEISGRDQFEGLPKTLTLNDSEIREALSEPINAIIDLVRKALNETPPQLAADLIERGICITGGGSKIQGMDDRLRKETHLPCYRSEDPQTAVVRGTAMLLEDIPFLRRIQILD